From the genome of Sulfitobacter sp. DSM 110093, one region includes:
- a CDS encoding folate-binding protein, producing MTTRRILRLSGPDTRDFLQGIVTNDVGKLDQGPVYAALLTPQGKYMADFFLIADGDSVLLDVDESLGDMLTQRLSMYKLRAKVTIEPTELHLHRGSGPAPEDAVADPRHSEMGWRAYRDTPQTEDTTDWNALRVAHLIPETGVELTPDTFILEAGLDRINGLDFRKGCYVGQEVTARMKHKTELRKGLTRVEVSGSAAPGTAITAEGKPAGTLFTQAGGQALAHLRFDRAKGPMQADDAQVTWPGPVA from the coding sequence ATGACCACGCGCCGCATTCTGCGCCTCTCCGGCCCCGACACCCGCGATTTCCTGCAAGGCATCGTGACCAATGACGTTGGCAAACTCGACCAAGGCCCGGTCTATGCCGCCCTGCTGACGCCGCAGGGCAAATATATGGCCGATTTCTTTCTTATTGCTGATGGCGATAGCGTTCTGCTTGATGTGGACGAAAGCCTTGGCGACATGCTCACCCAACGGCTGTCGATGTATAAGCTGCGCGCCAAGGTGACGATTGAGCCGACCGAGCTGCACCTCCATCGTGGCTCCGGCCCCGCACCCGAAGATGCCGTGGCCGACCCGCGTCACTCGGAAATGGGCTGGCGCGCCTATCGCGACACGCCGCAGACCGAGGACACGACCGATTGGAACGCCCTGCGCGTGGCGCACCTGATCCCCGAAACTGGTGTGGAACTGACGCCTGATACGTTTATCCTCGAAGCCGGGCTTGATCGGATCAACGGGCTCGACTTCCGCAAGGGCTGCTATGTTGGCCAAGAGGTCACGGCGCGGATGAAACACAAGACCGAATTGCGCAAGGGGCTGACACGGGTTGAGGTCAGTGGCAGCGCCGCACCGGGCACGGCGATCACGGCAGAGGGCAAACCGGCGGGCACGCTTTTCACCCAAGCGGGCGGTCAAGCGCTGGCGCATCTGCGCTTTGACCGCGCCAAAGGGCCGATGCAGGCCGATGACGCGCAGGTCACTTGGCCCGGCCCTGTCGCCTGA
- the efp gene encoding elongation factor P, protein MPKINGNEIRPGNVLEHNGGLWAAVKVDHVKPGKGGAFAQVEMRNLRNGSKLNERFRSADKVERVRLEQKDQQFLYEDDGMLVVMDTETYEQVQLDAELLGDTRPFLQDGMMIVVEYHEAEALNARLPQKVVCNIAETEPVVKGQTAANSFKPAILENGVKISVPPFVGQDEAIVVNTETMEYVERA, encoded by the coding sequence ATGCCCAAGATTAACGGAAACGAGATCCGCCCCGGAAACGTCCTTGAACATAACGGTGGCCTTTGGGCGGCTGTTAAGGTCGATCACGTGAAGCCCGGCAAGGGCGGTGCCTTTGCCCAAGTCGAGATGCGCAACCTGCGCAACGGCTCCAAATTGAACGAACGCTTCCGCTCTGCCGATAAGGTCGAGCGCGTGCGGCTGGAGCAAAAAGACCAGCAATTTCTGTATGAAGACGACGGTATGCTGGTGGTAATGGACACCGAAACCTATGAGCAGGTGCAGCTGGATGCCGAGCTTTTGGGTGACACGCGCCCCTTCCTGCAAGACGGCATGATGATCGTGGTCGAGTACCATGAAGCCGAAGCGCTGAACGCCCGTCTGCCGCAAAAAGTGGTCTGCAATATTGCCGAGACAGAGCCGGTCGTCAAAGGCCAGACAGCGGCGAATTCCTTCAAGCCGGCCATTCTGGAAAACGGTGTAAAGATTTCTGTTCCGCCCTTCGTGGGGCAGGACGAAGCGATCGTGGTGAACACCGAAACCATGGAATATGTAGAACGCGCTTGA
- a CDS encoding DUF6280 family protein, which translates to MKDFVDGTAFNNEQGNRARKLFAAVVLAALDDAIADDKKYGNGPEQIARWARSRDGREVLSCAGIDPNERVVEGLMEFVGKGVRTSVALSREESERRNAALQAEAA; encoded by the coding sequence ATGAAAGATTTCGTTGATGGCACCGCTTTCAACAACGAGCAAGGCAACCGCGCACGCAAGCTCTTTGCTGCTGTGGTGCTTGCTGCTTTGGATGACGCAATTGCCGACGACAAGAAATATGGCAACGGCCCAGAACAGATCGCCCGCTGGGCCCGTTCGCGCGATGGCCGCGAAGTGCTGAGCTGCGCCGGGATCGACCCCAACGAGCGGGTCGTCGAAGGTCTGATGGAATTTGTGGGCAAAGGCGTGCGGACTTCCGTCGCCCTGTCGCGCGAAGAGTCCGAGCGTCGCAATGCCGCGCTTCAGGCCGAAGCCGCCTGA
- a CDS encoding cobalamin biosynthesis protein CobQ — protein sequence MNTPAHLLLGAAVMGREGGKPLIWAALVGALLPDLSLYLMAGFALYVQGLPGHMVFGELYYSDLWQTVFSIDNSFIVWGALLALAVWQQAGWAVALTGAALLHLLFDLPLHHDDGRAHFWPLTGWIFESPVSYWDVRHGAAWVAPIEALVSTLAAITLWWRRPGWVLSCLTLALLLAEGLALRNWIFFFGAD from the coding sequence ATGAACACGCCTGCACATTTGCTTTTGGGCGCTGCCGTGATGGGGCGCGAGGGGGGCAAGCCGTTGATCTGGGCGGCGCTTGTCGGGGCGCTGCTGCCGGACTTGTCGCTCTACCTGATGGCGGGTTTTGCGCTCTATGTCCAAGGGCTGCCGGGGCATATGGTCTTTGGGGAGCTTTACTACTCGGACCTCTGGCAGACGGTCTTTTCGATAGATAATTCATTCATCGTCTGGGGGGCACTGTTGGCGCTGGCGGTCTGGCAGCAGGCGGGCTGGGCCGTGGCGCTGACGGGGGCGGCGCTGCTGCATCTACTATTCGACCTGCCGCTGCACCACGATGACGGGCGGGCGCATTTCTGGCCGCTGACGGGGTGGATATTCGAAAGCCCGGTCAGTTATTGGGATGTGCGTCACGGCGCGGCCTGGGTCGCACCGATTGAGGCGCTGGTCAGCACCCTTGCCGCCATTACGCTGTGGTGGCGCAGGCCCGGTTGGGTGCTCTCTTGCCTGACGTTGGCGCTGCTGCTGGCCGAGGGGCTGGCCCTGCGCAACTGGATCTTCTTTTTCGGAGCAGACTGA